A DNA window from Micromonospora inyonensis contains the following coding sequences:
- a CDS encoding ParA family protein yields the protein MAGNGDRAETWTTELREQQATLGADLGPADPAAYTMRKPIPEPMPTDRHGPARIIAMANQKGGVGKTTTTINLGAALAEYGRKVLLVDFDPQGALSVGLGVNPHNLDLSVYNLLMQDDVTAEDVLIKTDVAGLHLLPANIDLSAAEIQLVNEVAREMALARVLRSIRKEYDYILIDCQPSLGLLAINALTVAHGVLIPLECEFFSLRGVALLLDTIDKVRERLNFDLELEGILATMYDSRTTHCRQVLQRVVEAFGDKVYQTVITKTVKFPESTVAGAPITTLDPASSGARNYRQLAREVIAAQAER from the coding sequence ATGGCTGGCAACGGCGACCGTGCCGAGACGTGGACGACAGAGCTCCGTGAGCAGCAGGCCACACTCGGCGCGGACCTCGGCCCGGCGGACCCGGCCGCGTACACCATGCGCAAACCCATCCCCGAGCCGATGCCCACCGACCGGCACGGGCCGGCGCGGATCATCGCGATGGCCAACCAGAAGGGTGGCGTCGGGAAGACCACCACCACCATCAACCTCGGCGCGGCCCTGGCCGAGTACGGCCGCAAGGTGCTGCTGGTCGACTTCGACCCGCAGGGCGCGCTCTCGGTCGGCCTCGGCGTCAACCCGCACAACCTCGACCTGTCGGTCTACAACCTGCTCATGCAGGACGACGTCACCGCCGAGGACGTCCTGATCAAGACGGACGTCGCGGGGCTGCACCTGCTGCCGGCCAACATCGACCTCTCCGCCGCCGAGATCCAGCTCGTCAACGAGGTCGCCCGGGAGATGGCGCTCGCGCGGGTGCTGCGCAGCATCCGCAAGGAGTACGACTACATCCTCATCGACTGTCAGCCCTCGCTCGGTCTGCTCGCCATCAACGCGCTGACCGTCGCGCACGGCGTGCTGATCCCCCTGGAGTGCGAGTTCTTCAGCCTCCGAGGTGTGGCGCTGCTGCTGGACACCATCGACAAGGTGCGTGAGCGGCTCAACTTCGACCTCGAACTCGAGGGCATCCTCGCCACCATGTACGACAGTCGCACCACCCACTGCCGGCAGGTGCTCCAGCGGGTGGTCGAGGCGTTCGGCGACAAGGTCTACCAGACCGTCATCACCAAGACGGTCAAGTTCCCCGAGTCGACGGTGGCCGGAGCGCCCATCACCACCCTCGACCCGGCCTCGTCCGGCGCGCGCAACTACCGGCAGCTCGCCCGTGAGGTGATCGCCGCGCAGGCGGAGCGATAG
- a CDS encoding NUDIX domain-containing protein, with protein sequence MNGRQYELRGRTERYTGRVFQVVTDEVTMPGGGTAARDVVRHVGAVAVVALDDAGRVVLVRQYRHPVGSYLWELPAGLRDVDGEDLAAAALRELAEEADLTAGRVDLLVDLHSSPGFSTERVRIFLARDLVEVPAGQRHERHDEEADMQVVRVDLDEAVARTLAGEITNASCVAGLLAAARARDAGWAPLRPADSPLPG encoded by the coding sequence GTGAACGGGCGGCAGTACGAGCTGAGGGGCCGGACCGAGCGGTACACCGGCCGGGTGTTCCAGGTGGTCACCGACGAGGTGACCATGCCGGGCGGCGGCACCGCCGCCCGCGACGTGGTCCGGCACGTCGGCGCGGTCGCCGTGGTGGCGCTGGACGACGCCGGCCGGGTGGTGCTGGTCCGTCAGTACCGGCACCCGGTCGGAAGCTACCTGTGGGAGCTGCCGGCGGGGCTGAGGGACGTCGATGGTGAGGACCTCGCCGCGGCGGCGCTGCGCGAGCTGGCCGAGGAGGCCGACCTGACCGCCGGCCGGGTCGACCTGCTGGTCGACCTGCACAGCTCACCCGGCTTCTCCACCGAGCGGGTCCGGATCTTCCTCGCCCGGGACCTCGTCGAGGTGCCGGCCGGTCAACGGCACGAGCGGCACGACGAGGAGGCGGACATGCAGGTCGTCCGCGTCGACCTGGACGAGGCGGTGGCCCGGACGCTGGCCGGGGAGATCACCAACGCCTCCTGCGTGGCGGGGCTGCTCGCCGCCGCCCGGGCCCGGGACGCCGGCTGGGCCCCGTTGCGCCCGGCGGACTCCCCACTGCCCGGCTAG
- a CDS encoding CTP synthase encodes MAPSARTTRHIFVTGGVASSLGKGLTASSLGNLLTARGLRVVMQKLDPYLNVDPGTMNPFQHGEVFVTEDGAETDLDVGHYERFLDQDLSGKANVTTGQIYSDVIAKERRGEYLGDTVQVIPHITNEIKSRILAMADPDADGNVPDVVITEVGGTVGDIESLPFLEAIRQVRHDLGRDNCFYLHVSLVPYLAPSGELKTKPTQHSVAQLRNIGIQPDALVCRSDRDIPDKLKHKLSLYCDVDREAVTAAPDAPSIYDIPKVLHREGLDAYVVRRLGLSFRDVDWTSWDDLLDRVHHPVHTVTVAVVGKYVDLPDAYLSVSEAIRAAGFHHRARVQLRWVPSDDCVTPAGAAAALAGVDGIVIPGGFGVRGIEGKIGTARYARENGVPLLGLCLGLQCMAIEVARHLGELDGANSLEFDEEATHPVIATMTDQEDIVAGKGDLGGTMRLGAYPATLAEGSIVAEAYGTTEVSERHRHRYEVNNAYRDALTKAGLHISGTSPDGRLVEFVELDRALHPFFVATQAHPELKSRPTRPHPLFAAFVRAAVTYSEADQLPVELDGGAPHRPAAVAEESSRDDAATTAAAS; translated from the coding sequence TTGGCCCCATCAGCACGGACGACCAGGCACATCTTCGTCACCGGGGGCGTCGCCTCCTCGCTGGGTAAGGGGCTCACCGCCTCCAGCCTCGGCAACCTGCTCACCGCCCGCGGACTGCGGGTGGTGATGCAGAAGCTCGACCCGTACCTCAACGTCGACCCCGGGACGATGAACCCCTTCCAGCACGGCGAGGTGTTCGTCACCGAGGACGGCGCGGAGACCGACCTGGACGTCGGTCACTACGAGCGCTTCCTCGACCAGGACCTCTCCGGCAAGGCGAACGTCACCACCGGCCAGATCTACTCGGACGTGATCGCCAAGGAGCGGCGGGGCGAGTACCTCGGCGACACCGTCCAGGTGATCCCGCACATCACCAACGAGATCAAGTCGCGCATCCTGGCGATGGCCGACCCGGACGCCGACGGCAACGTCCCGGACGTGGTGATCACCGAGGTCGGGGGTACGGTCGGCGACATCGAGTCGCTGCCGTTCCTGGAGGCGATCCGGCAGGTGCGGCATGATCTCGGCCGGGACAACTGCTTCTACCTGCACGTCTCGCTGGTGCCGTACCTGGCCCCGTCGGGGGAGCTGAAGACCAAGCCGACCCAACACTCGGTGGCACAGCTGCGCAACATCGGTATCCAGCCGGACGCCCTGGTCTGCCGCTCCGACCGGGACATCCCGGACAAGCTCAAGCACAAGCTGTCGCTCTACTGCGACGTCGACCGGGAGGCGGTCACCGCCGCCCCGGACGCGCCGAGCATCTACGACATCCCGAAGGTGCTGCACCGGGAGGGCCTCGACGCGTACGTGGTGCGCCGGCTCGGGCTCTCCTTCCGGGACGTGGACTGGACGAGCTGGGACGACCTGCTGGACCGGGTGCACCACCCGGTCCACACCGTCACCGTCGCGGTGGTCGGCAAGTACGTCGACCTGCCCGACGCGTACCTGTCGGTCAGCGAGGCCATCCGGGCGGCCGGGTTCCACCACCGGGCCCGGGTGCAGCTGCGCTGGGTGCCGAGCGACGACTGCGTCACCCCGGCCGGCGCGGCGGCGGCCCTGGCCGGCGTGGACGGCATCGTCATCCCCGGCGGGTTCGGCGTGCGCGGCATCGAGGGCAAGATCGGCACCGCCCGGTACGCGCGGGAGAACGGCGTCCCGCTGCTCGGCCTCTGCCTCGGCCTGCAGTGCATGGCGATCGAGGTGGCCCGGCACCTCGGCGAGCTGGACGGCGCGAACTCGCTGGAGTTCGACGAGGAGGCCACCCACCCGGTGATCGCCACCATGACCGACCAGGAGGACATCGTCGCCGGCAAGGGTGACCTGGGCGGCACGATGCGGCTCGGGGCGTACCCGGCGACCCTCGCCGAGGGCTCCATCGTCGCCGAGGCGTACGGCACCACCGAGGTCAGCGAGCGGCACCGGCACCGGTACGAGGTGAACAACGCCTACCGGGACGCGTTGACCAAGGCCGGCCTGCACATCTCCGGCACCTCGCCGGACGGCCGGCTGGTCGAGTTCGTCGAGCTGGACCGCGCGTTGCACCCGTTCTTCGTGGCCACCCAGGCGCACCCGGAGCTGAAGAGCCGGCCCACCCGGCCACACCCGCTCTTCGCCGCGTTCGTCCGTGCCGCGGTCACCTACTCCGAGGCCGACCAGCTGCCGGTGGAGTTGGACGGCGGCGCGCCCCACCGGCCGGCCGCCGTGGCGGAGGAGTCGTCCCGGGACGACGCCGCGACGACCGCCGCCGCGTCGTGA
- a CDS encoding site-specific tyrosine recombinase XerD, whose translation MDAGGPAPALRRAVRGYLDHLTVERGLSANTLASYRRDLERYLATLAVAGVTDLAAVGPAQVEAHLAALRVGGDGHPPLAVSSAARAASAVRGLHRFALREGLVGADASRDVRPPTPPRRLPRALPVDDVVRLLETAGSVRASGAGAPLALRDRALLEFLYGTGARISEAVGAAVDDLDPAEGTALLRGKGGRSRLVPIGGYATEALRAYLVRARPGLVAAGRGTPAVFLNARGGTLSRQGAWTILRRTAERAGLPVDGPNAVSPHTLRHSYATHLLDGGADVRVVQELLGHASVTTTQVYTLVTVERLREVYATAHPRARG comes from the coding sequence GTGGACGCCGGGGGCCCGGCGCCGGCGCTGCGGCGGGCCGTGCGGGGCTACCTCGACCACCTGACCGTCGAGCGGGGGCTGTCGGCGAACACCCTCGCGTCGTACCGGCGGGATCTGGAGCGTTACCTGGCCACGCTGGCCGTCGCCGGGGTGACCGACCTCGCCGCGGTGGGGCCGGCCCAGGTCGAGGCGCACCTGGCGGCGTTGCGGGTGGGCGGGGACGGGCACCCGCCGCTGGCCGTCTCCTCGGCCGCCCGCGCGGCGAGCGCGGTGCGCGGCCTGCACCGCTTCGCGCTGCGCGAGGGGTTGGTCGGCGCGGACGCCAGCCGGGACGTCCGGCCGCCCACCCCGCCACGCCGGCTGCCCCGGGCGCTGCCCGTCGACGACGTGGTCCGGCTGCTGGAGACGGCCGGGTCGGTGCGGGCGTCCGGTGCGGGCGCGCCCCTGGCGCTGCGGGACCGGGCGCTGCTGGAGTTCCTGTACGGCACCGGCGCGCGGATCTCGGAGGCGGTCGGCGCGGCCGTCGACGACCTGGACCCGGCGGAGGGGACCGCCCTGCTGCGCGGCAAGGGCGGCCGGTCCCGGCTCGTGCCGATCGGCGGGTACGCCACCGAGGCGCTCCGCGCCTACCTGGTCCGGGCCCGCCCCGGTCTGGTCGCCGCCGGCCGGGGCACCCCGGCGGTCTTCCTGAACGCCCGGGGCGGCACGCTCTCCCGACAGGGTGCGTGGACCATCCTGCGGCGTACCGCCGAGCGGGCCGGGCTGCCGGTGGACGGACCGAACGCGGTCTCCCCGCACACCCTGCGCCACTCCTACGCCACCCACCTGCTCGACGGCGGGGCGGACGTCCGGGTGGTGCAGGAACTGCTCGGCCACGCCTCGGTGACCACCACCCAGGTCTACACGCTGGTCACGGTGGAACGGCTGCGCGAGGTCTACGCCACCGCCCACCCCCGGGCGCGCGGCTGA
- the ald gene encoding alanine dehydrogenase, whose product MKVGIPREVKNHEYRVAITPAGVNEFTRSGHQVLIESGAGAGSRIGDEEFAAAGAKILSTADEVWDSADLVLKVKEPIAEEYHRMREGQVLFTYLHLAASKECTDALIDRKVTGIAYETVELPDRSLPLLAPMSEVAGRLAPQVGAYHLQRQGGGRGILMGGVSGVYAAKTVVIGAGVSGMNAAAIALGLQAEVLLLDKNVGRLRQADAIYRGHLQTVASNAYEIERAVLDADLVIGAVLVPGAKAPTLISNEMVSRMKPGSVLVDISIDQGGCFEDSRPTTHADPTYRVHDSIFYCVANMPGAVPHTSTYALTNVTLPYALELANHGWREALRRDPALALGLNTHDGQVTYGPVAEAHGMAALPLAEVLG is encoded by the coding sequence GTGAAGGTCGGAATCCCACGCGAGGTCAAGAACCACGAGTACCGCGTGGCGATCACGCCGGCGGGTGTGAACGAGTTCACCCGCAGCGGTCACCAGGTCTTGATCGAGTCCGGCGCCGGTGCCGGCTCCCGCATCGGCGACGAGGAGTTCGCCGCCGCCGGGGCGAAGATCCTCTCCACCGCCGACGAGGTGTGGGACAGCGCCGACCTCGTGCTCAAGGTGAAGGAGCCGATCGCCGAGGAGTACCACCGCATGCGCGAGGGACAGGTGCTCTTCACCTACCTGCACCTGGCCGCCTCGAAGGAGTGCACCGACGCGCTGATCGACCGGAAGGTCACCGGCATCGCGTACGAGACGGTCGAGCTGCCGGACCGGTCGCTGCCGCTGCTCGCCCCGATGTCCGAGGTCGCCGGCCGGCTCGCTCCCCAGGTGGGGGCGTACCACCTCCAGCGGCAGGGCGGTGGGCGCGGCATCCTGATGGGCGGCGTCTCCGGCGTGTACGCGGCCAAGACCGTGGTGATCGGCGCGGGCGTCTCCGGCATGAACGCCGCCGCCATCGCGCTCGGCCTCCAGGCCGAGGTGCTGCTGCTGGACAAGAACGTCGGGCGGCTGCGCCAGGCCGACGCCATCTACCGGGGCCATCTCCAGACGGTCGCCTCGAACGCGTACGAGATCGAGCGGGCCGTGCTCGACGCGGACCTGGTCATCGGCGCGGTTCTCGTGCCGGGGGCGAAGGCCCCGACGCTGATCTCCAACGAGATGGTCTCCCGGATGAAGCCGGGCAGCGTGCTGGTGGACATCTCCATCGACCAGGGTGGCTGCTTCGAGGACTCCCGGCCGACCACGCACGCCGACCCGACCTACCGGGTGCACGACTCGATCTTCTACTGCGTGGCGAACATGCCCGGCGCGGTCCCGCACACCAGCACGTACGCGCTGACCAACGTGACCCTGCCGTACGCCCTGGAACTGGCCAACCACGGCTGGCGGGAGGCGCTGCGCCGCGATCCCGCCCTCGCGCTCGGCCTGAACACGCACGACGGGCAGGTCACCTACGGCCCGGTCGCCGAGGCGCACGGCATGGCCGCCCTGCCGCTGGCGGAGGTCCTCGGCTGA
- a CDS encoding TM2 domain-containing protein, protein MTYPPPYQYPGGVSDKSKVVAGVLQIVLGGFGVGRFYIGDTKTGVLQLVVTLVTCGIGSLWGFVDGILILMNGGVDAQGRPLRD, encoded by the coding sequence ATGACCTACCCTCCTCCTTACCAGTACCCCGGCGGCGTCTCCGACAAGAGCAAGGTCGTCGCCGGTGTCCTCCAGATCGTGCTCGGTGGCTTCGGTGTCGGCCGGTTCTACATCGGCGACACCAAGACCGGTGTCCTCCAGCTCGTCGTGACCCTGGTGACCTGCGGCATCGGCAGCCTCTGGGGCTTCGTCGACGGCATCCTGATCCTGATGAACGGTGGCGTCGACGCCCAGGGCCGGCCGCTGCGCGACTGA
- a CDS encoding segregation and condensation protein A: MTAPPLDPVPADPVAPTEPTPGAGPAGPEESSGFTVRLANFTGPFDLLLQLIGKHKLDVTEVALHQVTDEFIAYIRAMGDEWDLDEASEFLLIAATLLDLKAARLLPAAEVENEEDLALLEARDLLFARLLQYKAFKEAAAHIAALEAEGGRRYPRAVSLEPRYAQALPDLVLGIGPERLLRIAVRAMTPKPVPVVSIDHVHMVRVSVREHAQILAARLRRAGTAAFSLLCADCAATLEVVARFLALLELYREGLVAFTQEQALGELTVRWTGPAEGDTDLQIDEYAGVPSGSEAAAPEVPTGSADTTAGHDAAGGDSGRVAAPTGTDVAGGASAAGTGDLPGGHVAGTGTTTEE, from the coding sequence GTGACCGCACCACCGCTCGACCCCGTGCCGGCCGACCCGGTGGCACCCACCGAACCCACGCCCGGCGCCGGGCCAGCGGGCCCGGAGGAGAGCAGCGGCTTCACCGTGCGGCTGGCCAACTTCACCGGCCCCTTCGACCTGCTGCTGCAACTGATCGGCAAGCACAAGCTCGACGTGACCGAGGTGGCCCTGCACCAGGTCACCGACGAGTTCATCGCGTACATCCGGGCGATGGGCGACGAGTGGGACCTCGACGAGGCCAGCGAGTTCCTACTGATCGCGGCCACCCTGCTCGACCTGAAGGCCGCCCGGTTGCTGCCCGCCGCCGAGGTCGAGAACGAGGAGGACCTGGCCCTGCTGGAGGCGCGGGACCTGCTCTTCGCCCGGCTGCTGCAGTACAAGGCGTTCAAGGAGGCGGCGGCGCACATCGCCGCGCTGGAGGCCGAGGGCGGGCGACGCTATCCCCGCGCCGTCAGCCTGGAACCCCGGTACGCCCAGGCCCTGCCGGACCTGGTGCTCGGGATCGGCCCGGAGCGGCTGCTGAGGATCGCGGTGCGGGCGATGACCCCGAAGCCCGTCCCGGTGGTCTCCATCGACCACGTGCACATGGTCCGGGTCAGCGTCCGGGAACACGCCCAGATCCTGGCCGCGCGGCTGCGGCGCGCGGGCACCGCCGCCTTCTCCCTGCTCTGCGCCGACTGTGCGGCCACCCTGGAGGTGGTGGCCCGGTTCCTGGCCCTGCTGGAGCTGTACCGGGAAGGACTGGTCGCCTTCACCCAGGAGCAGGCGCTCGGCGAGCTGACCGTACGCTGGACCGGCCCGGCCGAGGGCGACACCGACCTCCAGATCGACGAGTACGCCGGCGTGCCGTCGGGGTCCGAGGCCGCCGCACCGGAGGTACCCACCGGCTCAGCCGACACGACGGCCGGGCATGACGCTGCCGGAGGCGACTCGGGTCGGGTGGCCGCTCCGACCGGGACGGACGTGGCCGGGGGTGCTTCGGCCGCGGGCACCGGTGACCTGCCGGGTGGGCACGTGGCCGGCACCGGGACGACGACGGAGGAGTGA